From the Leucobacter tenebrionis genome, one window contains:
- a CDS encoding acetoacetate--CoA ligase, with protein sequence MIIDPAAGDGEVIWAPDDATAAAAHVTRFAGLARARGASFGDGYDELWRWSVDEPEAFWELFAEYAGVELAGEAGPVLPDPAMPGARWFPGRTVNFARHLLAGRDGVALIAVDENGTTTETSWEELRRQTAALGAYLRSQGVGAGDRVVGVLPNVAEAVVGLLATAALGATWSVCAPEFGPGAIISRFAQLDPKVVIAAPGYRLSGRDRDRRTELGEVLAALPGVDRVIWATGHTEVPPPATAQPSVVWEEAVSGHHELRFTDVEFSHPLWVLFSSGTTGKPKGIVHGHGGALLETLKMLLIHSDLRPGDRYLNVASTSWVLWNSLVSSLGVGATAVLLDGNPVYPSVDHVWEVAAETRAAAVGVSAGFIHACAKTELRPSEDHDLSALRCVQVTGSPLSSDGYRWVYANVGDVWLSSMSGGTDIASVFVGGTPTLPVRVGYIQAPALGVRVESWDENGQPARGRGELVVTAPMPSMPLFFWDDPGSERYRASYFETYPGVWRHGDFVEFAKEGILIHGRSDSTLNRNGLRLGSADIYAIVEALPEVVEALIVGAEIGDDGYYMPLFVRLAEGVDESAARTAIVAAIRTHLSPRYVPDDIVVMPGIPHTRTGKKLEVPVKRLIQGASLAEVADLGAVDDPALLSAYARFAEERESAVLPAS encoded by the coding sequence GTGATCATCGACCCCGCGGCCGGCGACGGCGAGGTGATCTGGGCTCCGGATGACGCGACCGCGGCGGCCGCCCACGTGACGCGCTTCGCCGGGCTCGCGAGAGCGCGGGGCGCCTCGTTCGGCGACGGCTACGACGAGCTCTGGCGCTGGTCGGTCGACGAGCCGGAGGCGTTCTGGGAGCTGTTCGCGGAGTACGCGGGGGTGGAGCTCGCGGGCGAGGCAGGGCCGGTGCTGCCGGACCCCGCCATGCCGGGGGCGCGGTGGTTCCCCGGCCGCACGGTGAACTTCGCGCGGCACCTGCTCGCCGGGCGCGACGGCGTCGCGCTCATCGCGGTCGACGAGAACGGGACGACCACTGAGACGAGCTGGGAGGAGCTGCGCCGCCAGACGGCCGCGCTCGGTGCGTATCTGCGCAGTCAGGGCGTCGGTGCCGGGGACCGGGTCGTGGGGGTGCTGCCCAACGTCGCTGAGGCGGTGGTGGGGCTGCTCGCCACCGCGGCGCTCGGGGCCACCTGGTCGGTGTGCGCACCCGAGTTCGGACCCGGTGCGATCATCTCGCGGTTCGCGCAGCTGGATCCGAAGGTGGTGATCGCCGCTCCCGGCTATCGGCTGTCGGGTCGGGATCGCGACCGTCGGACCGAGTTGGGCGAGGTGCTCGCGGCACTGCCCGGGGTCGATCGCGTGATCTGGGCGACGGGGCACACCGAGGTGCCGCCGCCCGCGACGGCGCAGCCGAGCGTCGTGTGGGAGGAGGCCGTCTCGGGTCATCACGAGCTGCGCTTCACCGATGTCGAGTTCAGCCATCCGCTCTGGGTGCTCTTCTCGTCCGGTACCACCGGCAAGCCGAAGGGGATCGTGCACGGCCACGGCGGAGCCCTGCTCGAGACTCTGAAGATGCTGCTCATCCACTCGGATCTGAGGCCGGGGGACCGGTACCTGAACGTCGCGTCGACGAGCTGGGTGCTCTGGAACTCCCTGGTCTCCTCCCTCGGCGTCGGCGCGACCGCGGTGCTGCTCGACGGCAACCCCGTCTACCCCTCGGTCGACCACGTCTGGGAGGTCGCCGCCGAGACGCGGGCCGCCGCCGTCGGGGTCAGCGCAGGGTTCATCCACGCGTGCGCGAAGACGGAGCTGCGTCCCAGCGAAGACCACGATCTCTCGGCGCTGCGCTGCGTGCAGGTCACCGGCTCCCCCCTGTCGAGCGACGGGTACCGATGGGTGTACGCGAACGTCGGGGACGTCTGGCTCAGCTCGATGAGCGGGGGAACCGACATCGCCTCGGTGTTCGTCGGCGGCACGCCGACGCTCCCCGTGCGCGTGGGGTACATCCAGGCCCCGGCGCTCGGGGTGCGGGTCGAGTCCTGGGACGAGAACGGGCAGCCCGCGCGCGGCAGGGGCGAGCTCGTCGTCACGGCGCCGATGCCGTCGATGCCGCTCTTCTTCTGGGATGACCCCGGATCCGAGCGCTACCGCGCGAGCTACTTCGAGACGTACCCGGGCGTCTGGCGTCACGGGGACTTCGTCGAGTTCGCGAAGGAGGGAATCCTCATCCACGGCAGAAGCGACTCGACGCTCAACCGCAACGGACTCAGGCTGGGCTCCGCCGACATCTACGCGATCGTCGAGGCCCTGCCCGAGGTCGTCGAGGCGCTCATCGTCGGCGCCGAGATCGGCGACGACGGCTACTACATGCCGCTGTTCGTGAGACTCGCCGAGGGCGTCGACGAGTCGGCGGCGCGAACCGCGATCGTCGCGGCGATCCGCACGCATCTCTCGCCGCGGTACGTGCCCGACGACATCGTCGTCATGCCCGGGATCCCGCACACCCGGACCGGCAAGAAGCTCGAGGTCCCGGTGAAGCGGCTGATCCAGGGGGCCTCCCTCGCCGAGGTGGCCGACCTCGGGGCCGTCGACGATCCCGCACTGCTCTCGGCTTACGCGCGCTTCGCCGAGGAGCGGGAATCCGCGGTGCTGCCCGCGAGCTGA
- a CDS encoding FAD-dependent oxidoreductase: protein MAKHTKTPRAGIIGAGPAGLAAALALTRLGWEVRLFERYPEIRAAGNILNLWPAPQKALRALGVDVTELGAPAFTQLRRHDGRFRAEFFVPDDVAAEYNGGFIGLIRWGLYKRMVDALADGVLQLDRRFTEFVDRGDSVELRFTEGEPEHVDLLIGADGVESAVRTQLWGPSPKRYHGIHLLGGWFLTDEEIGTRGVFAHDRKVQGSYTPIRHEGRDGYEWWVIEKWEPGAPFEVEDIRSYALNLVGHFDEPLPSFIARTEPESTHRWEILDRKPMEQWSKGRVTLIGDASHATSPYAAYGAGMSIEDGYFLARHMKGVDISDLAAVRSALQAFEDERKPHTTAVKEQAYFTGKIFHHVPAPLRDLVFDHTKFLQKNQGDGTMKQTLSQLADIGDGSEITA from the coding sequence ATGGCGAAACACACCAAGACACCGAGGGCGGGGATCATCGGCGCCGGTCCGGCGGGACTCGCGGCCGCACTCGCCCTGACCAGGCTGGGCTGGGAGGTGCGGCTCTTCGAGCGGTATCCGGAGATCCGCGCGGCGGGCAACATCCTCAATCTGTGGCCCGCGCCGCAGAAGGCGCTCCGCGCGCTCGGCGTGGACGTCACCGAGCTCGGCGCCCCGGCGTTCACCCAGCTCCGGCGCCACGATGGTCGATTCCGAGCCGAGTTCTTCGTCCCCGACGACGTCGCCGCGGAGTACAACGGCGGGTTCATCGGGCTGATCCGGTGGGGCCTCTACAAGCGCATGGTCGACGCGCTCGCCGACGGCGTGCTGCAGCTCGACCGCAGGTTCACCGAGTTCGTCGACCGCGGCGACAGCGTGGAACTGCGCTTCACCGAGGGCGAACCCGAGCACGTGGACCTGCTGATCGGCGCCGACGGCGTCGAGTCCGCGGTGCGAACGCAGCTGTGGGGGCCGTCTCCGAAGCGGTATCACGGTATCCACCTGCTGGGGGGCTGGTTCCTCACCGACGAGGAGATCGGCACTCGAGGAGTGTTCGCCCACGATCGCAAGGTGCAGGGCTCGTACACCCCCATCAGGCACGAGGGTCGGGACGGTTACGAGTGGTGGGTGATCGAGAAGTGGGAGCCCGGAGCCCCCTTCGAGGTCGAGGACATCCGCTCCTACGCCCTGAACCTCGTCGGCCACTTCGACGAGCCGCTGCCGAGCTTCATCGCGCGGACCGAGCCCGAGAGCACGCACCGCTGGGAGATCCTCGATCGCAAGCCGATGGAGCAGTGGTCCAAGGGCCGGGTCACGCTGATCGGGGACGCCTCGCACGCGACCTCCCCCTACGCGGCGTACGGCGCGGGAATGTCGATCGAGGACGGGTACTTCCTCGCGCGTCATATGAAGGGCGTCGACATCTCGGATCTCGCCGCGGTGCGGAGCGCGCTGCAGGCGTTCGAGGACGAGCGCAAGCCGCACACGACCGCGGTGAAGGAGCAGGCCTACTTCACGGGCAAGATATTCCATCACGTGCCCGCACCGCTGCGGGATCTGGTCTTCGACCACACGAAGTTCCTGCAGAAGAACCAGGGCGACGGCACGATGAAGCAGACGCTCTCCCAGCTGGCCGATATCGGCGACGGGAGCGAGATCACGGCGTAG
- a CDS encoding LysR family transcriptional regulator — protein MVSVDYNLLRPLRALLEERSVTRAAERLHVAQPTMSISLSRLRSHFGDPLLVRKGRQHELTVLGQQLLAELPAMMGELDRVLQLEATFDAAASTRTFEIAGVDYAIARMAPALNRIVTAEAPMIRLEFVPASSQLVNELPDSLRSIDGLILPHGYLADEDHLDLYVEDWVCIVDAESEIGEQVTVEEFSRRRWVHTLAPRDGMTPARRQLQAQGVDLTTAVVTPHFLVVPSLVAGTDRVALLPDTLARQAEARGEGVRVVRPPEPLDPIRDAFWWHRDRSHDAGHLWLREVLKRAHDDTIAKHNIHH, from the coding sequence ATGGTCAGTGTCGACTACAACCTGCTGCGCCCACTGCGCGCGCTGCTCGAGGAGCGCAGCGTGACGCGGGCCGCCGAGCGGCTGCACGTCGCGCAGCCCACCATGTCCATATCGCTCTCGCGTCTGCGATCCCACTTTGGCGATCCGCTGCTCGTTCGCAAGGGCCGGCAGCACGAGCTCACCGTGCTCGGCCAGCAGCTGCTGGCCGAGCTGCCTGCGATGATGGGCGAGCTCGACCGGGTGCTGCAGCTGGAGGCGACCTTCGACGCGGCCGCGAGCACCCGCACGTTCGAGATCGCCGGCGTCGACTACGCGATCGCGCGGATGGCGCCGGCGCTGAACCGCATCGTGACGGCCGAGGCGCCCATGATCCGCCTCGAGTTCGTGCCGGCCTCGTCGCAGCTGGTGAACGAGCTCCCCGACTCCCTCCGCTCGATCGACGGGCTGATCCTGCCGCACGGATACCTGGCGGACGAGGATCACCTCGACCTGTACGTCGAGGACTGGGTGTGCATCGTCGACGCGGAATCGGAGATCGGCGAACAGGTCACCGTCGAGGAGTTCTCGCGGCGGCGCTGGGTGCACACGCTCGCTCCGCGGGACGGAATGACCCCGGCCCGTCGGCAGCTGCAGGCCCAGGGGGTGGATCTGACGACCGCGGTCGTGACCCCGCACTTCCTCGTGGTGCCGTCGCTCGTGGCGGGCACGGACCGGGTCGCCCTGCTCCCAGACACGCTGGCGCGGCAGGCCGAGGCGCGGGGAGAGGGGGTGCGGGTGGTGAGGCCGCCGGAGCCGCTGGACCCCATCCGGGATGCCTTCTGGTGGCATCGGGACCGCTCGCACGACGCAGGGCATCTCTGGCTGCGCGAGGTGCTGAAGCGTGCGCATGACGACACTATTGCGAAACACAATATTCATCATTGA
- a CDS encoding cupin domain-containing protein, whose translation MARAAVRRVVTGHDDDGKAVILFDGPAPHHFESDTIPGFGATVPWMTLDPEIDHVTDVDAAAGDAEVPSFPGPGQTILRIADFPPDSVYPDDASSVIFTELDGHDEARAGHDSSGGKHFWFHRTDSLDYAVVLDGEVVLMVDDGETVVRPGDIVVQRATSHAWSNRTDRPARMLFVLIGTPALSAGEIAERRRAGATARSVA comes from the coding sequence GTGGCCCGCGCAGCCGTACGCAGGGTCGTCACCGGTCACGACGACGACGGGAAGGCCGTCATCCTCTTCGACGGGCCCGCCCCGCACCATTTCGAATCGGACACCATCCCCGGCTTCGGGGCGACCGTGCCGTGGATGACGCTCGACCCCGAGATCGACCACGTCACGGACGTCGACGCGGCGGCGGGCGACGCCGAGGTGCCGTCGTTCCCGGGCCCCGGGCAGACCATCCTGCGCATCGCGGACTTCCCGCCCGACTCGGTGTATCCCGACGACGCGAGCTCGGTCATCTTCACCGAGCTCGACGGTCACGACGAGGCCCGCGCCGGCCACGACAGCAGCGGCGGCAAGCACTTCTGGTTCCACCGCACCGACTCGCTCGACTACGCGGTGGTGCTCGACGGCGAGGTCGTGCTGATGGTCGACGATGGCGAGACGGTGGTGCGGCCCGGCGACATCGTCGTGCAGCGCGCGACGAGCCACGCCTGGTCGAATCGCACCGACCGGCCGGCGCGGATGCTGTTCGTGCTCATCGGCACCCCGGCCCTCTCCGCCGGCGAGATCGCCGAGCGGCGTCGGGCCGGGGCCACCGCCCGGAGCGTCGCGTGA
- a CDS encoding fumarylacetoacetate hydrolase family protein, whose amino-acid sequence MKIGRISVPSPDGEVTRVVAVEPEAGRVIDLARAYSLALQRNGATPDRAREVSLALFPASLSNALAAGDAFLDRAHEALAAADDASAPIDSVSWRAAIDPPVIRDGLTFGTHIENYFKNVVHGKPVRAVYERPGFFKGNTATVYGHEEEVPYPSISEKLDYELEIGYIIGRPGRNLTPDDALSHVFGITIFNDWSLRDVQALESPIGMGAQHSKDFAYGIGPWITTLDEIESIEGLTGQVRVNGEVRSDTRVENFVYTPAELVAYVSLYGQLQVGDLIGSGTMGFGAGVEINRLIEPGDVVELELEGVGTLRNRLAGQKETTPWWPEPRPYPYEDGE is encoded by the coding sequence ATGAAAATCGGACGGATCTCGGTTCCATCGCCCGACGGCGAAGTGACGCGGGTCGTCGCGGTCGAGCCCGAGGCCGGGCGCGTCATCGACCTCGCCCGCGCCTACTCGCTCGCGCTGCAGCGCAACGGGGCCACGCCCGACCGCGCGCGCGAGGTCTCGCTCGCGCTCTTCCCGGCCAGCCTGTCGAACGCACTGGCGGCGGGAGACGCCTTCCTGGACAGGGCCCACGAGGCCCTCGCCGCCGCCGACGACGCATCCGCCCCGATCGACTCCGTGTCGTGGCGAGCGGCGATCGATCCGCCGGTGATCCGCGACGGCCTCACCTTCGGCACCCACATCGAGAACTACTTCAAGAACGTGGTGCACGGCAAGCCGGTGCGCGCCGTCTACGAGCGCCCCGGGTTCTTCAAGGGCAACACGGCGACGGTGTACGGGCACGAGGAGGAGGTGCCGTATCCGAGCATCTCCGAGAAGCTCGATTACGAGCTCGAGATCGGCTACATCATCGGAAGGCCCGGCCGCAATCTCACTCCGGACGACGCGCTCTCGCACGTGTTCGGCATCACGATCTTCAACGACTGGAGCCTGCGCGACGTGCAGGCGCTCGAGAGCCCGATCGGCATGGGGGCCCAGCACAGCAAGGACTTCGCCTACGGCATCGGCCCGTGGATCACCACCCTCGACGAGATCGAGTCGATCGAGGGGCTGACCGGTCAGGTGCGGGTCAACGGCGAGGTGCGATCCGATACCCGCGTGGAGAACTTCGTCTACACTCCGGCGGAGCTGGTCGCCTACGTCTCGCTCTACGGGCAGCTGCAGGTCGGAGACCTCATTGGCTCCGGGACCATGGGCTTCGGCGCCGGTGTCGAGATCAACCGCCTCATCGAACCGGGCGACGTCGTCGAGCTCGAGCTCGAGGGCGTCGGCACGCTGCGCAACCGGCTCGCCGGCCAGAAGGAGACGACTCCCTGGTGGCCGGAGCCGCGCCCCTACCCCTACGAGGACGGGGAGTGA
- a CDS encoding VOC family protein, producing the protein MKTLNLLSQLTHLEIYALDLEESVRYYVEEVGLRVIDKDDEKVYLRAWGDFYTYSLVLKKGVAPGLVSMAWRTTSDEALDEAVERIEAAGYGGEWKEPGAHLGRSYVFTGPFGHTMQLFWEAERYHGTGEFASEFPDRPEKRRAVGIAARHLDHVTIASRDVEGFANWYSETLGFRRMGYSGFEIEGKDVTFFGVLTTNEKSHDLGILLDGSNDGSGRIHHYAWWVDTRAELDRAADLLIERGTPIEYGPGVHGVGEQAFLYFREPSGLRIELNTGGYRNYVPDWEPFRWHPSQGNDDFYRNRVLPQTMLEAFPPASGPTATEQGLVEGSEEAMVAAAVRVSDPDQR; encoded by the coding sequence ATGAAGACGTTGAATCTGCTGTCGCAGCTCACCCACCTCGAGATCTACGCGCTCGACCTCGAGGAGAGCGTCCGCTACTACGTGGAGGAGGTGGGCCTCCGGGTGATCGACAAGGACGATGAGAAGGTCTACCTGCGCGCCTGGGGGGACTTCTACACCTACAGCCTGGTGCTGAAGAAGGGCGTCGCGCCCGGACTCGTCTCGATGGCGTGGCGCACGACCAGCGACGAGGCGCTCGACGAGGCGGTCGAGCGGATCGAGGCCGCCGGCTACGGGGGCGAGTGGAAGGAGCCGGGGGCGCACCTCGGACGCTCCTACGTCTTCACCGGACCGTTCGGTCACACGATGCAGCTCTTCTGGGAAGCCGAGCGGTATCACGGCACGGGCGAGTTCGCGTCCGAGTTCCCCGACCGTCCGGAGAAGCGCCGCGCGGTGGGAATCGCGGCCCGTCACCTCGACCACGTGACCATCGCCTCGCGAGACGTCGAGGGGTTCGCGAACTGGTACAGCGAGACGCTGGGGTTCCGGCGCATGGGATACTCCGGGTTCGAGATCGAGGGCAAGGATGTGACCTTCTTCGGCGTGCTGACCACGAACGAGAAGTCGCACGACCTCGGGATCCTGCTCGACGGATCGAACGACGGCTCCGGTCGCATCCACCACTACGCGTGGTGGGTCGATACGCGCGCCGAGCTCGACCGGGCCGCCGATCTGCTGATCGAGCGCGGCACTCCCATCGAGTACGGCCCCGGTGTCCACGGAGTGGGGGAGCAGGCCTTCCTCTACTTCCGCGAGCCGAGCGGGCTCCGCATCGAGCTGAACACCGGCGGCTACCGCAACTACGTGCCCGACTGGGAGCCCTTCCGCTGGCACCCGTCGCAGGGCAACGACGACTTCTACCGCAACCGGGTGCTGCCGCAGACGATGCTCGAGGCGTTCCCCCCGGCGTCCGGCCCGACCGCCACCGAGCAGGGCCTGGTCGAGGGCTCGGAGGAGGCGATGGTCGCCGCTGCGGTGCGCGTGAGCGATCCCGACCAACGCTGA
- a CDS encoding bifunctional 3-(3-hydroxy-phenyl)propionate/3-hydroxycinnamic acid hydroxylase: protein MREIFDADVIVVGAGPVGTVALGLMGRAGLRAIGIDKDQQIWPTARAVHFDGETFRTLQSLGVTDEFRKVTIPMASMHMENEAREILLRLPTGQFGSQGWHDDLNFHQPDIEALLRDVVDGLPNVDLRVGVEALAVRNTDIGVEVDIRDADGSETTLRARWAIAADGARSAVRQSFGIEADRFGEDRQWVVVDGHLVDSPGYEDDMIFLGHHTRPALWVRLPGSRVRMEFMVMPGDDPEEIVTPEGIERISHGVLPADRFTPDRQVLYTFRGRIARQWRIGNVFLAGDAAHLAPPMFGQGLCAGIRDVANLSWKLDLVARGLADDGLLDTYETERKPHARAWVEQAVQAALYVQTTDPAVAAERDAVIRANPASLAPVSPRLGPGIHTGDVDERAGALSVQPILEDGTRLDDLVGRRFVVAAAREAYDALDPDLRSRLEDDRDVAVLLDESQTRGLLEASGGLGVVVRPDRYVLGVADSAAELAALIQRLPSQSRPAVAV, encoded by the coding sequence ATGCGGGAAATATTCGACGCCGACGTCATCGTGGTCGGCGCGGGGCCGGTCGGCACCGTGGCTCTCGGTCTGATGGGACGAGCGGGGCTGCGAGCGATCGGGATCGACAAGGACCAGCAGATCTGGCCCACGGCCAGGGCCGTGCACTTCGACGGCGAGACCTTCCGCACCCTGCAGTCGCTCGGCGTCACCGACGAGTTCCGCAAGGTCACCATCCCGATGGCCTCGATGCACATGGAGAACGAGGCTCGCGAGATCCTCCTCAGGCTCCCGACCGGTCAGTTCGGCTCGCAGGGGTGGCACGACGATCTCAACTTCCACCAGCCCGACATCGAAGCGCTGCTGCGCGACGTCGTCGACGGCCTTCCGAACGTCGACCTCCGCGTGGGAGTGGAGGCGCTCGCGGTGCGCAACACCGACATCGGGGTCGAGGTCGACATCCGTGACGCCGACGGCTCCGAGACCACGCTGCGAGCGCGCTGGGCGATCGCGGCCGACGGCGCCAGATCCGCCGTTCGCCAGTCGTTCGGCATCGAGGCCGACCGGTTCGGCGAGGACCGGCAGTGGGTCGTCGTCGACGGTCACCTCGTCGACAGCCCGGGGTACGAGGACGACATGATCTTCCTCGGACACCACACGCGCCCGGCGCTCTGGGTGCGGCTGCCCGGCAGCCGCGTCCGCATGGAGTTCATGGTCATGCCGGGGGACGACCCCGAGGAGATCGTGACGCCGGAGGGCATCGAGCGCATCAGCCACGGCGTGCTCCCGGCCGACAGGTTCACCCCGGACCGCCAGGTGCTATACACCTTCCGCGGCCGCATCGCCCGGCAGTGGCGGATCGGCAACGTCTTCCTCGCCGGAGATGCGGCGCACCTCGCTCCGCCCATGTTCGGGCAGGGGCTGTGCGCGGGGATCCGCGACGTCGCCAATCTCTCGTGGAAGCTCGACCTCGTGGCGCGGGGGCTCGCCGACGACGGTCTGCTCGACACCTACGAGACGGAGCGCAAGCCGCACGCGCGCGCCTGGGTGGAGCAGGCGGTGCAGGCCGCGCTGTACGTGCAGACGACCGACCCGGCCGTGGCCGCCGAACGGGACGCGGTGATCCGGGCCAACCCGGCCTCGCTCGCACCCGTCTCGCCGCGCCTCGGTCCGGGGATCCACACCGGCGACGTCGACGAGCGCGCCGGCGCGCTCAGCGTGCAGCCGATCCTCGAAGACGGCACGAGGCTCGACGACCTCGTGGGGAGGCGCTTCGTCGTCGCCGCCGCGCGGGAGGCGTACGATGCGCTGGACCCCGATCTCAGGAGCCGGCTCGAGGACGATCGCGACGTCGCCGTGCTGCTCGACGAGTCGCAGACGCGTGGGCTGCTCGAGGCCTCGGGCGGGCTCGGCGTGGTGGTGAGGCCCGACAGGTACGTGCTCGGGGTCGCGGATTCCGCCGCGGAGCTCGCGGCGCTCATCCAGCGCCTCCCCTCCCAGAGTCGGCCGGCCGTCGCCGTCTGA
- a CDS encoding ABC transporter substrate-binding protein produces MTLRQSHFVEPVPLVVARERGLLAGLDIGLERTRGSAAQLRGLLSGELDLVVSAIDNLFEWTAAGADVRLVAQMERTTPLHLYARPGLDALEALSGAGFAVDAYANGFSLIARKLFADAGIDVRYEEVGGVQERMEALLAGDVDATLLGPPFDLLAAEEGAVRVLDLSERFPELPGQGLIVRTELVRSPELLDYLRALVRAVRLAESLRTEAGVALMERAGFGAAAASHWGARPLSLDVEPRGLTFVSEVRRGLGLLRGAPLDELHDPEPMREARRGV; encoded by the coding sequence ATGACGCTCCGGCAGAGCCACTTCGTCGAACCGGTCCCGCTCGTCGTGGCCCGGGAGCGGGGTCTGCTCGCGGGCCTCGACATCGGCCTCGAGCGGACCAGGGGCAGCGCCGCTCAGCTGCGGGGCCTGCTGAGCGGCGAACTCGACCTCGTGGTCTCGGCGATCGACAACCTCTTCGAGTGGACGGCCGCCGGAGCCGATGTGCGGCTGGTCGCCCAGATGGAGCGCACCACGCCGCTGCACCTGTACGCGCGCCCGGGGCTCGACGCGCTCGAGGCGCTCAGCGGTGCCGGCTTCGCGGTCGACGCCTACGCGAACGGGTTCTCGCTCATCGCCCGGAAGCTGTTCGCCGACGCCGGCATCGACGTGCGGTACGAAGAGGTCGGGGGCGTGCAGGAGCGCATGGAGGCGCTGCTCGCCGGGGACGTCGACGCGACGCTGCTCGGCCCCCCGTTCGATCTCCTTGCGGCCGAAGAAGGGGCGGTGCGGGTGCTGGACCTCTCCGAGCGGTTCCCGGAGCTGCCGGGCCAGGGGCTCATCGTCCGCACCGAGCTCGTGCGCTCCCCAGAACTGCTCGACTACCTGCGCGCGCTCGTGCGGGCCGTGCGGCTCGCGGAGTCCCTGCGTACCGAGGCGGGCGTCGCTCTGATGGAGCGGGCGGGATTCGGGGCTGCGGCCGCGTCGCACTGGGGCGCGCGTCCGCTCAGCCTCGACGTCGAGCCGCGCGGTCTGACGTTCGTGAGCGAGGTGCGGCGAGGGCTCGGCCTGCTGCGGGGCGCCCCCCTCGACGAGCTGCACGATCCCGAACCGATGCGAGAGGCGCGAAGAGGCGTCTGA
- a CDS encoding fumarylacetoacetate hydrolase family protein yields MVDNVNAPFVLGTVGIGGERVPVAVAGDQRYDLRGLLPGIVQTSDLFEDWDANLDRIEAALADPGARGRIPSGPVDSGRILPPVQPIGPILAAGANYREHILQMSVAHRLGRPGANDAELWAEAAKENDERRAHGDPYVWTGIPSAVSGAFDDVQLPEVGDDIDWELELGVVIGRAGHHIPIEEAFDHIAGYTIVNDVSARSLIPRPDVANIGTDWFRGKNQPTFFPTGPWLVPARYVEDPGDLRITLKLNGDVMQDASTDDLMFDVPSLISYVSSYAIIQPGDLLITGSPAGNGSHWQRFLRDGDVMEGAITGLGLQRTPVRGAKGVPPPWQRSRR; encoded by the coding sequence ATGGTCGATAACGTGAACGCCCCCTTCGTGCTCGGCACCGTCGGGATCGGCGGTGAACGGGTGCCCGTCGCGGTGGCCGGAGACCAGCGGTACGACCTCCGCGGGCTGCTCCCCGGCATCGTGCAGACCTCGGATCTCTTCGAGGATTGGGACGCGAACCTCGACCGGATCGAGGCCGCGCTGGCGGATCCCGGCGCGCGTGGCCGGATCCCCTCCGGACCCGTGGACTCCGGCAGGATCCTCCCGCCGGTGCAGCCGATCGGTCCGATCCTCGCCGCGGGCGCGAACTACCGAGAGCACATCCTCCAGATGAGCGTGGCGCACAGGCTCGGGAGACCGGGCGCGAACGACGCGGAGCTCTGGGCCGAGGCGGCGAAGGAGAACGACGAGCGCCGGGCGCACGGCGATCCCTACGTCTGGACCGGCATCCCCTCGGCGGTGAGCGGCGCCTTCGACGACGTGCAGCTCCCCGAGGTCGGCGACGACATCGACTGGGAGCTGGAGCTCGGCGTGGTGATCGGCCGGGCGGGCCACCACATCCCGATCGAAGAGGCCTTCGACCACATCGCCGGGTACACGATCGTGAACGACGTCTCCGCGCGCTCGCTGATCCCGCGCCCGGACGTCGCCAACATCGGCACCGACTGGTTCCGCGGCAAGAACCAGCCGACCTTCTTCCCGACGGGGCCGTGGCTCGTGCCGGCGCGCTACGTGGAGGATCCGGGCGATCTGCGGATCACGCTGAAGCTGAACGGCGACGTGATGCAGGATGCGAGCACGGACGACCTGATGTTCGACGTGCCGAGCCTGATCTCGTACGTTTCGTCGTACGCGATCATCCAGCCGGGGGATCTGCTGATCACCGGGTCGCCCGCGGGCAACGGCTCCCACTGGCAGCGGTTCCTCCGAGACGGGGACGTGATGGAGGGCGCCATCACCGGACTCGGCTTGCAGCGCACTCCCGTTCGCGGTGCGAAGGGCGTGCCGCCGCCCTGGCAGCGCTCCCGGCGATGA